A portion of the Candidatus Brocadia sp. genome contains these proteins:
- the nusG gene encoding transcription termination/antitermination factor NusG yields MSKQWFVLRVQSNKEDKVRDSLIELIKARGLEGLITNVLVPSEKVSEIKGGKKRITERKIYPGYIMAEVEVDEHGQIPKEVWFLIRETPGAGDFIGGQNKPVPMASYEVEKLLSDVEHKEEKPRAKIEFREGEKVRVKEGPFENYDGIVEEVLPASGRVKIMLTVFGRATPVELEYWQVEAI; encoded by the coding sequence ATGTCTAAGCAATGGTTTGTTTTACGCGTTCAGAGCAATAAAGAGGACAAAGTAAGGGATAGTTTGATAGAGCTCATTAAGGCGCGTGGCTTAGAAGGGTTAATCACGAATGTTTTGGTTCCCAGTGAGAAGGTTTCGGAAATTAAGGGTGGTAAGAAAAGGATAACAGAAAGAAAAATATATCCGGGTTATATAATGGCCGAGGTCGAGGTAGATGAGCATGGCCAGATACCGAAGGAAGTTTGGTTTCTGATCCGCGAAACACCTGGTGCCGGCGATTTTATTGGTGGGCAGAACAAGCCGGTGCCTATGGCGAGCTACGAAGTGGAGAAGCTGTTGTCTGACGTTGAGCATAAAGAAGAAAAACCCCGGGCAAAGATTGAATTCAGAGAAGGTGAGAAGGTAAGAGTTAAGGAAGGGCCATTTGAAAATTACGACGGGATTGTTGAAGAAGTGTTACCAGCCAGCGGTCGTGTAAAAATAATGCTTACGGTGTTTGGCAGGGCAACTCCGGTTGAGTTGGAATATTGGCAGGTTGAGGCAATTTGA
- the aroC gene encoding chorismate synthase: MLYFKTAGESHGKCLVAMIEGFPAGVFIDEAVINKEMKRRQGGLGRGGRMQIEEDRVEILSGIRKNITLGSPICLMIKNSDYKIDELPAVTRPRPGHADLAGVLKYNQKDARNILERASARETAARVAVGAVAKILLSLFGIGVFGYVKGIGGINSDKLLKDIDVAQKIREKSPIYCIDQDIEERIIEKIKETAEKGDSLGGVIEVVAYGLPVGLGNHTQWDLRVDARIACALMSVQAIKGVELGLGCTAADRFGSEVHDEIFYEKPKQGKSLTGGFKRMTNNAGGIEGGLSNGEPIIARAYMKPIPTLKKPLRSVDLLTKEPITATYERSDVCAVPAASVVCESMIAFEIARAFLEKFGEDSIDEVKRNFEGYLSCF, translated from the coding sequence ATGTTATATTTTAAAACTGCAGGAGAATCTCACGGGAAATGTCTTGTCGCGATGATTGAAGGGTTTCCGGCGGGGGTGTTTATTGACGAAGCAGTTATCAACAAGGAAATGAAGCGTAGACAAGGTGGATTAGGCAGGGGTGGGAGGATGCAGATTGAGGAAGACCGCGTGGAAATTCTTTCAGGGATTAGGAAAAATATAACCTTAGGTAGTCCCATTTGTTTAATGATCAAAAACAGTGATTATAAAATTGATGAGTTGCCTGCCGTTACTCGTCCCAGGCCAGGCCATGCAGACCTGGCTGGTGTTCTAAAATATAACCAAAAAGATGCGCGGAACATTCTGGAACGGGCAAGTGCAAGAGAGACTGCTGCCAGGGTGGCAGTTGGTGCTGTGGCAAAGATTTTACTCTCTCTTTTTGGAATCGGTGTATTTGGTTACGTAAAAGGGATCGGGGGTATTAATTCAGATAAACTCCTTAAAGACATAGACGTCGCACAAAAAATTCGTGAAAAAAGCCCCATATACTGTATCGATCAGGATATTGAGGAAAGAATTATTGAAAAGATTAAAGAAACGGCAGAAAAAGGGGATTCACTCGGGGGTGTTATTGAAGTTGTTGCGTATGGATTGCCTGTGGGATTGGGAAACCATACGCAATGGGATTTAAGGGTGGACGCAAGGATTGCCTGTGCCTTGATGTCTGTTCAGGCAATCAAGGGTGTCGAATTAGGTTTGGGTTGTACTGCAGCCGACAGATTTGGTTCGGAGGTGCATGACGAGATTTTTTATGAAAAGCCAAAACAGGGTAAGTCGTTAACAGGTGGATTTAAAAGGATGACAAACAATGCCGGAGGAATAGAAGGTGGTCTAAGTAATGGGGAACCGATTATAGCGAGGGCGTATATGAAACCTATTCCGACATTGAAAAAGCCATTAAGATCTGTGGATTTGTTGACAAAGGAGCCAATCACGGCTACCTATGAAAGATCGGACGTTTGTGCGGTTCCAGCTGCTTCTGTTGTTTGTGAATCTATGATCGCCTTTGAAATTGCCAGAGCATTTTTGGAAAAATTTGGAGAGGATAGTATTGACGAGGTGAAACGTAATTTCGAAGGGTATCTTTCGTGTTTTTGA
- the rpmG gene encoding 50S ribosomal protein L33, which produces MREYVTMVCKICSSRNYRTPKKTQQTEKLELKKFCRYCRKHTDHKEYKK; this is translated from the coding sequence ATGCGTGAATATGTGACTATGGTGTGTAAAATATGTTCTAGTAGGAATTATAGAACGCCTAAAAAGACACAACAAACAGAAAAGTTGGAGCTGAAGAAGTTTTGCAGGTATTGCAGGAAGCACACAGATCACAAAGAATACAAGAAGTAG
- a CDS encoding 50S ribosomal protein L1: MAKRSKRYLESWNIVDSGKKYDLKEAVKLLKSFKSAKFDESVEVAMKLGIDPKQSDQLVRGSVSLPNGIGKSLKVIVFAAGEKAAIAKKAGADEVGAEELVKKVEGGWADFDVAIAASDMMRLVGKLGRVLGPQGKMPSPKSGTVTDNIETAVKEFKAGKIEYRTDAGGNVHTIVGKVSFSEKDLEDNINTFIKHIINSRPASAKGVFLEKVSVSSTMSPGIMVQI; the protein is encoded by the coding sequence ATGGCAAAAAGAAGCAAGAGATATTTAGAGTCCTGGAATATTGTAGATTCAGGGAAAAAGTACGATTTAAAAGAAGCCGTTAAGTTGCTTAAGTCTTTTAAATCGGCGAAATTTGACGAAAGCGTTGAGGTTGCAATGAAACTGGGTATTGACCCGAAGCAATCGGATCAACTTGTCAGAGGGTCTGTTTCGTTGCCCAATGGTATTGGTAAAAGTCTTAAAGTAATTGTTTTTGCTGCCGGTGAAAAGGCTGCAATAGCAAAAAAAGCAGGTGCGGATGAGGTTGGGGCTGAAGAATTAGTAAAAAAGGTTGAGGGCGGATGGGCTGATTTTGATGTTGCAATTGCAGCTTCTGATATGATGAGGTTGGTAGGTAAACTTGGTAGGGTTCTAGGGCCGCAGGGTAAGATGCCTTCGCCTAAGTCGGGGACGGTGACAGATAACATTGAAACGGCTGTAAAGGAGTTTAAGGCAGGTAAAATTGAGTACAGAACTGATGCGGGAGGAAACGTCCATACCATAGTTGGGAAGGTTTCGTTTTCAGAAAAAGATTTAGAGGATAATATAAATACGTTTATTAAGCATATTATCAACTCACGTCCGGCCTCAGCAAAAGGGGTGTTTTTGGAAAAGGTTTCAGTATCTTCAACAATGAGCCCTGGAATAATGGTACAGATTTAG
- a CDS encoding 50S ribosomal protein L7/L12: MTQVGEEKTVEPSGKIAQVLDLVAGMTLLEASQLVKAFEQKFGVSAAAVASMPVGVAAVAAEGKAAVAEEKTAFDVILKDGGANKIQVIKAVRAETNLGLKEAKDLVEGAPKTVKEGVSKEEAEKIRKSLEDAGAKVEIK; this comes from the coding sequence ATGACTCAGGTAGGTGAAGAAAAGACAGTTGAGCCTTCCGGCAAAATTGCTCAAGTGCTGGATTTGGTGGCGGGAATGACATTGCTGGAAGCCTCACAACTCGTTAAGGCGTTTGAACAGAAATTTGGTGTCTCTGCGGCAGCAGTTGCATCCATGCCGGTTGGGGTAGCAGCCGTTGCAGCAGAAGGTAAAGCGGCAGTTGCAGAGGAAAAGACCGCATTTGATGTTATTCTGAAGGATGGGGGTGCAAACAAAATCCAGGTGATTAAGGCTGTTCGCGCTGAAACGAATCTGGGTTTAAAGGAGGCCAAGGACCTTGTTGAAGGTGCTCCTAAGACGGTTAAAGAGGGGGTTTCGAAAGAGGAAGCAGAGAAGATTAGGAAATCGCTTGAGGATGCAGGCGCTAAGGTAGAAATTAAATAA
- a CDS encoding ABC transporter permease: MYNLFISLRYLRKRKISFFAVAGVAVGVMTLIVVLSVMNGFDQELRSRIRGTLAHIIILKGGMYGLEDYKQVIEKVKTFEHVAACAPYVEGPALIKLRNRKEFVYFKGIDPDAEASVGDFKSYISPFGNQPEDLLKTHGEKNTASTFGGSELFRIGPGEPEKDPGSFIQNGEQIVLVTLKEWDKISVKAFIVTGKFKSGMYDFDKNYVYIPLSVAQELTGSKEKDAVTGISVKLDDYRYANQVRDKLQAALGFEYYVQTWEDARRTFLTAVMMERRVMAFILFFIIVVAGFNILAILTMIVLEKSKDIGILKALGATTHGIMSIFLLNGFLIGSIGASIGSAAGLSIVLRINWIENALYHMTGWRPFPPEVYYFNQIPTVVNPISIVCTAAIAIASSVIFSLYPALRAARLDPVETLRYE, from the coding sequence ATGTATAATCTTTTCATTAGTCTGCGCTATCTGCGTAAGAGAAAGATATCTTTTTTTGCAGTTGCTGGAGTTGCCGTTGGAGTAATGACCTTGATCGTTGTACTTTCCGTAATGAATGGATTTGATCAGGAACTCCGAAGCAGGATTCGAGGTACACTGGCGCATATTATTATTTTAAAAGGCGGCATGTACGGACTCGAAGATTATAAACAAGTCATCGAAAAAGTGAAAACCTTTGAGCATGTAGCAGCCTGTGCACCCTATGTAGAGGGTCCGGCACTTATCAAATTGAGAAATAGAAAGGAATTCGTCTACTTCAAAGGAATTGATCCTGATGCAGAAGCAAGCGTGGGTGATTTTAAGTCATATATTAGCCCGTTCGGAAATCAACCCGAAGATTTACTAAAAACCCACGGAGAAAAAAATACCGCCAGCACATTTGGTGGTTCAGAATTATTCAGGATCGGTCCTGGTGAACCTGAAAAAGACCCGGGGAGTTTCATCCAAAATGGCGAACAAATCGTGCTGGTCACACTGAAAGAATGGGATAAAATTAGTGTGAAGGCATTCATTGTTACGGGAAAATTCAAATCGGGAATGTACGATTTTGATAAAAACTATGTATACATCCCTCTTTCAGTGGCACAGGAGTTAACTGGTTCAAAGGAAAAAGATGCCGTTACCGGGATAAGCGTAAAATTAGATGATTACCGTTACGCCAATCAGGTACGAGACAAACTACAGGCTGCACTGGGCTTTGAATATTATGTACAAACATGGGAAGATGCAAGAAGAACTTTTTTGACAGCCGTAATGATGGAAAGACGCGTAATGGCATTTATACTATTTTTCATCATAGTGGTAGCAGGATTTAATATCCTGGCCATACTCACCATGATTGTCCTTGAAAAATCCAAGGATATCGGCATTCTCAAAGCACTCGGTGCAACCACTCACGGTATTATGTCTATCTTCCTTTTAAATGGATTCCTTATCGGCAGCATTGGTGCAAGCATTGGATCTGCTGCAGGGTTATCAATTGTTTTAAGGATTAATTGGATTGAAAATGCTTTATACCATATGACAGGGTGGAGACCATTCCCACCTGAGGTTTATTATTTTAATCAGATCCCAACGGTAGTAAATCCGATTAGTATCGTATGTACAGCTGCCATTGCCATTGCAAGTAGCGTGATATTTAGTCTCTATCCCGCTTTAAGGGCCGCACGACTCGACCCCGTGGAGACGTTGCGTTATGAATAA
- the tuf gene encoding elongation factor Tu, with protein MGKEVFKRTKPHVNVGTIGHVDHGKTTLTSVITHVLAKQGLAKERAYDSIDKAPEERERGITIAISHVEYETQKRHYAHVDCPGHADYVKNMITGAAQMDGAILVVSAPDGPMPQTREHILLARQVGVPRIVVFMNKVDMLEDKELLDLVEMEVRELLSKYNFPGDEIPVIRGSALKANECGCGAATCANCGPVLKLMEAVDAYIPDPVREIDKPFLMSVEDVFSIKGRGTVGTGRVERGKVKVGDEVDIVGIRPEIKKSVVTGVEMFNKTLDEGQAGDNLGVLLRGIEKDDLERGQVLAKPGSITPHRKYEAEAYILTKEEGGRHTPFFNGYRPQFYFRTTDVTGVVSLTGGAEMVMPGDNVKVNVELLTPIAMDEGLRFAIREGGKTVGAGVVTKIIE; from the coding sequence ATGGGTAAAGAAGTATTTAAGCGGACGAAGCCGCATGTGAATGTGGGGACGATAGGGCATGTGGATCACGGGAAGACGACGTTGACGTCAGTGATAACACATGTATTGGCGAAGCAGGGGTTGGCCAAGGAGAGGGCGTATGATTCGATAGACAAGGCGCCGGAGGAGAGGGAGAGGGGTATAACAATAGCGATATCACATGTGGAGTACGAGACGCAAAAGAGGCATTATGCGCATGTTGATTGTCCTGGGCATGCGGATTACGTGAAGAATATGATAACCGGAGCGGCGCAGATGGATGGTGCGATACTGGTGGTGAGTGCGCCGGATGGGCCAATGCCGCAGACGCGGGAGCATATATTGCTGGCGAGGCAGGTTGGGGTGCCGAGGATTGTGGTGTTTATGAACAAGGTGGATATGCTCGAGGATAAGGAGTTGTTGGATTTGGTGGAGATGGAGGTTCGCGAGTTGTTGAGTAAGTACAATTTCCCCGGGGATGAGATACCGGTGATCAGGGGGTCGGCGCTCAAGGCGAATGAGTGCGGGTGTGGGGCGGCGACGTGCGCGAATTGCGGACCTGTGTTGAAGTTGATGGAGGCAGTGGATGCATATATTCCCGACCCAGTAAGAGAGATAGATAAGCCGTTTTTGATGTCGGTGGAAGATGTGTTTAGTATCAAAGGACGGGGTACAGTGGGAACTGGGAGGGTGGAGAGGGGTAAGGTGAAGGTTGGCGATGAGGTGGATATCGTAGGGATAAGGCCGGAGATTAAGAAGTCTGTAGTGACAGGGGTGGAGATGTTTAATAAGACGTTGGATGAGGGGCAGGCGGGAGACAACCTTGGGGTGTTGCTGAGAGGTATAGAGAAGGATGATTTGGAGAGGGGTCAGGTGTTGGCGAAACCGGGGAGTATAACTCCGCATAGGAAGTATGAGGCAGAGGCATATATATTGACGAAGGAAGAGGGTGGCAGGCATACACCATTTTTTAATGGGTATAGGCCGCAGTTCTATTTCAGGACGACGGATGTGACGGGGGTGGTAAGCTTGACGGGTGGTGCAGAGATGGTGATGCCTGGTGATAATGTGAAGGTAAATGTGGAGTTGCTGACACCGATAGCGATGGATGAGGGGTTGAGGTTTGCTATCCGGGAGGGTGGAAAGACTGTCGGCGCCGGCGTCGTTACAAAAATTATTGAATAA
- a CDS encoding 50S ribosomal protein L10 has translation MANELKELVVKGLVSNYRNTNNYLVVNYQGIKALEFDRLRKDLRKKKICLEIVKNSLAAIAFKELKVTEIIDMLRGPSAVITGGEDPVIMAKETLEWSKKIPFLSLRGGFVEGATVSVDDINNLAMLPSMPVLRTQVITGINAPIVGVASAFNAVLRSLVTVFQAVKDKKEKSGE, from the coding sequence ATGGCAAATGAATTAAAAGAACTTGTTGTAAAGGGATTGGTTTCCAACTACCGCAATACAAACAATTATTTGGTAGTGAACTATCAGGGGATAAAAGCATTAGAATTCGATCGGTTGCGAAAAGATTTGCGAAAAAAGAAGATTTGCCTGGAAATAGTTAAAAATTCACTTGCAGCGATTGCATTTAAAGAGCTAAAAGTTACGGAGATTATTGACATGCTCCGTGGTCCTTCAGCGGTAATAACCGGTGGGGAAGATCCGGTAATCATGGCAAAAGAAACCCTGGAGTGGTCGAAAAAAATACCTTTTTTGAGTTTGCGTGGTGGATTTGTTGAAGGGGCGACAGTTTCTGTTGATGATATAAATAATCTGGCAATGCTTCCAAGTATGCCGGTACTTCGCACACAGGTAATAACAGGTATCAATGCACCCATCGTAGGGGTTGCAAGTGCTTTTAATGCTGTTTTGCGTAGCCTGGTAACGGTATTCCAGGCAGTTAAAGATAAAAAAGAAAAAAGTGGTGAATAG
- the secE gene encoding preprotein translocase subunit SecE, producing MSFFGVYRKGFGVYSRIAVGIALGILALFASVSLYNVLIDLPNVAGSARIPLIDISLSWGLVCAFLLFVFLGFLIGIFVVGFETGIRPLDNSGKKTVEFLIDTQGELQKVSWPTRYELVGSTAVVIVSVIVIGMFILGVDWFVSVVMEYIGVL from the coding sequence ATGTCGTTTTTTGGGGTTTATAGAAAAGGGTTTGGGGTATATAGCAGAATTGCCGTAGGAATTGCATTAGGCATCCTTGCGTTGTTTGCTTCTGTCTCGCTGTATAATGTTTTGATAGACTTGCCAAATGTTGCCGGAAGTGCGAGGATTCCGTTAATTGACATTAGTTTGTCTTGGGGGCTAGTGTGTGCCTTTTTGCTTTTTGTTTTTTTGGGTTTTTTAATTGGTATTTTTGTCGTAGGTTTTGAGACGGGAATTAGGCCTTTAGATAATAGCGGTAAAAAGACGGTTGAATTTCTCATTGATACTCAGGGTGAACTTCAAAAAGTTTCATGGCCAACAAGATATGAGTTGGTTGGTTCTACGGCGGTTGTTATCGTGTCAGTTATTGTAATAGGAATGTTTATATTGGGTGTTGATTGGTTTGTGTCTGTGGTAATGGAGTACATTGGCGTGCTTTAA
- the rplK gene encoding 50S ribosomal protein L11 produces the protein MAKEILAKIKLQCPGGQATPAPPVGPALGQHGVNIGQFVKQFNDKTKDLQGVLTPVEITVFKDKTFTFVLKSPPASVLLKQLAGIAKGSSEPNKQKVGQVTMQQLKEIASKKLADLNADNLDAAIKVVEGTARNMGIKVVD, from the coding sequence ATGGCAAAAGAGATCTTGGCAAAGATTAAACTACAATGTCCGGGAGGGCAGGCTACCCCAGCACCACCAGTAGGACCAGCTCTTGGTCAGCATGGAGTAAATATAGGGCAATTCGTAAAGCAATTTAATGACAAGACAAAAGATTTACAAGGTGTTTTGACACCGGTAGAGATTACGGTTTTTAAGGATAAAACATTTACATTTGTTTTAAAATCTCCCCCTGCCTCAGTGTTGTTAAAGCAACTGGCTGGCATTGCGAAAGGCTCTTCTGAGCCAAACAAGCAAAAGGTGGGGCAGGTAACTATGCAACAATTAAAAGAAATTGCAAGTAAAAAACTGGCTGATTTGAATGCTGATAATTTGGATGCTGCTATAAAAGTAGTAGAAGGAACTGCCCGCAATATGGGAATTAAGGTGGTAGACTAA